Proteins from a genomic interval of Gordonia sp. SL306:
- the cobO gene encoding cob(I)yrinic acid a,c-diamide adenosyltransferase yields the protein MPQGVPDTIPDDGLTTRQRRNQPVLAVHTGDGKGKSTAAFGMAMRAWNAGMRVAVFQFVKSAKWRVGEETALTALGTVHEQTGQGGPVEWHKMGQGWSWLRANEDHDADHADAARAGWAEIARRLAAEQHDFYVLDEFTYPLDWGWVDTDEVVSALGGRPGRQHVVITGRRAPSALVDAADLVTEMRKVAHPMDAGRKGQKGIEW from the coding sequence ATGCCGCAAGGAGTGCCCGACACCATCCCCGACGACGGGCTCACCACCCGGCAACGCCGGAACCAGCCGGTCCTGGCAGTGCACACCGGGGACGGCAAGGGCAAGTCGACGGCCGCGTTCGGGATGGCGATGCGTGCGTGGAACGCCGGCATGCGGGTGGCCGTGTTCCAGTTCGTCAAGAGCGCCAAGTGGCGCGTCGGCGAGGAGACCGCGCTCACGGCGCTGGGCACCGTGCACGAGCAGACCGGTCAGGGCGGCCCGGTCGAATGGCACAAGATGGGGCAAGGCTGGTCGTGGCTGCGTGCCAACGAAGACCATGATGCCGACCATGCCGACGCCGCTCGCGCCGGATGGGCGGAGATAGCTCGGCGGCTGGCCGCCGAGCAGCACGATTTCTACGTGCTGGACGAGTTCACCTACCCGCTCGACTGGGGCTGGGTCGACACCGACGAGGTGGTCTCCGCGCTCGGTGGTCGACCCGGTCGGCAGCATGTCGTCATCACCGGGCGTCGCGCCCCGTCGGCCCTGGTCGACGCTGCCGACCTCGTCACCGAGATGCGTAAGGTCGCCCACCCGATGGATGCAGGTCGCAAGGGGCAGAAGGGCATCGAGTGGTGA
- a CDS encoding GAF domain-containing sensor histidine kinase: protein MSNQGLDDALDALARHGVDDPAVLRELLEAVLVVGQGLELDQALQRIVEVASAVVDARYGALGVRGPDGGLSAFVYTGISRSQRARMDHLPVGRGVLGLLIEQPQVLRIPALSKHPASVGFPANHPPMNTFLGAPIIVRGSVFGSIYLTEKQSAPEFGEVDETLVAVLAVAAGIAVDNARLFESARTRHRWMQVIARRGSEPLAGIALDDTLSRLCGDVTELTGGVDAFILTGESGAVEVAGHTGRAVTAGDMALPPTDIHMVRSATDLSSELVRGGARWATVQPLQRAAGVFGWIVITHRERPRWDGEDASGLAGVAEVASLAVAYAEQQQVARDLEVLEDRHRIARDLHDHVIQRLFAIGMSVQTMLATQPSSGEGADTPAVQSATTARLEQVIADLDRTIAQIRTSIFDLQTIPGHHDTTTLRRRVLDIVSELAARAPIAPGVAFAGPVDTVVPESLGPHIDAVLREGLSNALRHAQAQHIDVSVRAEDDVLSVEICDDGVGIGSDVVYRGLDNLTRRAEECDGVFSVVTRPGAGTTLTWSVPLTG, encoded by the coding sequence ATGAGCAATCAGGGGCTCGACGACGCTCTCGACGCACTGGCCCGACATGGCGTCGACGATCCGGCTGTCCTGCGCGAACTCCTCGAGGCGGTACTCGTCGTCGGACAGGGACTCGAACTCGACCAAGCCCTGCAGCGGATCGTCGAGGTCGCCTCCGCGGTGGTCGACGCCCGCTACGGTGCGCTCGGTGTCCGCGGACCAGACGGCGGACTCAGTGCATTCGTCTACACCGGTATCAGCAGATCGCAGCGTGCGCGGATGGATCACCTCCCGGTCGGCCGCGGGGTGTTGGGGCTGCTCATCGAGCAACCGCAGGTGTTGCGAATTCCGGCGCTGTCGAAACACCCTGCCTCGGTGGGCTTCCCCGCCAACCATCCGCCGATGAACACGTTCCTCGGTGCGCCGATCATCGTGCGGGGCTCGGTGTTCGGGAGCATCTATCTGACGGAGAAGCAGTCCGCGCCCGAGTTCGGGGAGGTGGACGAGACGCTGGTGGCGGTGCTCGCTGTCGCGGCGGGAATCGCAGTGGACAACGCCCGGCTGTTCGAGAGTGCCCGCACCCGGCACCGCTGGATGCAGGTCATCGCTCGCCGTGGCTCAGAGCCGCTGGCCGGAATCGCGCTCGACGACACGCTGTCCCGGCTGTGTGGCGACGTCACCGAGCTCACCGGCGGTGTCGACGCCTTCATCCTCACCGGCGAGTCCGGGGCTGTCGAGGTGGCCGGGCACACCGGGCGGGCCGTGACGGCGGGGGACATGGCGTTGCCGCCCACGGACATCCACATGGTGCGATCCGCCACCGACCTGTCGTCCGAACTCGTCCGAGGCGGGGCGCGATGGGCGACGGTGCAGCCGCTGCAGCGCGCGGCCGGGGTGTTCGGGTGGATCGTGATCACCCACCGTGAGCGACCCCGGTGGGACGGGGAGGACGCGTCGGGGCTCGCCGGCGTCGCCGAGGTGGCCTCGCTGGCGGTGGCCTACGCCGAACAGCAACAGGTCGCCCGCGATCTGGAGGTGCTCGAGGACCGCCATCGCATCGCCCGGGACCTGCACGACCACGTGATCCAGCGGCTGTTCGCCATCGGGATGTCGGTACAGACGATGTTGGCCACCCAGCCGTCGTCGGGAGAAGGGGCGGACACTCCGGCGGTGCAGAGTGCCACCACGGCCCGCCTCGAGCAGGTGATCGCCGACCTCGACCGGACCATCGCGCAGATCCGCACCTCCATCTTCGACCTGCAGACGATTCCCGGTCATCACGACACCACCACGCTGCGTCGCCGCGTCCTCGACATCGTGTCCGAACTGGCCGCGCGCGCCCCGATCGCACCCGGTGTCGCGTTCGCCGGACCGGTGGACACCGTGGTCCCGGAATCGTTGGGTCCGCACATCGACGCGGTCCTGCGCGAGGGGTTGTCGAACGCCTTGCGGCATGCGCAGGCCCAGCACATCGACGTCTCGGTACGCGCCGAGGACGATGTGTTGTCGGTCGAGATCTGCGACGACGGCGTCGGCATCGGCTCCGACGTGGTCTACCGCGGCCTCGACAACCTGACCCGCCGCGCCGAGGAATGTGACGGGGTGTTCAGCGTGGTGACCCGACCAGGCGCGGGTACCACGCTGACGTGGTCCGTCCCGCTGACCGGCTAG
- a CDS encoding response regulator: protein MPADATPDGAPDKPVRVYLVDDHELVRRGLRDLLGTADDLEVVGEAASVGEAKVGILATKPDVAVLDVRLPDGNGVELCRDVRAEEPSVRCLMLTSYADDDALLAAVLAGASGFVLKQILGHNLVAAVRTVGHGGSLLDDRSTAALLAKLRGGKGSAADPLAELTAQEREVFSHIGDGLTNRQIAERMFLAEKTIKNYVSRILAKLDMQRRTQVAVMATKLRDGKI from the coding sequence ATGCCTGCCGATGCCACACCGGACGGCGCGCCGGACAAGCCGGTCCGCGTCTACCTCGTCGATGACCACGAACTGGTCCGACGCGGCTTGCGCGACCTCTTGGGCACCGCCGACGATCTGGAAGTGGTGGGTGAGGCCGCATCTGTTGGCGAGGCGAAGGTCGGCATCCTCGCGACCAAGCCCGACGTCGCGGTCCTCGACGTCCGCCTCCCGGACGGCAACGGCGTGGAACTCTGTCGTGACGTGCGCGCGGAAGAACCGTCGGTGCGTTGTCTGATGCTGACGAGCTACGCCGACGACGACGCCTTGCTGGCGGCCGTGCTGGCCGGCGCGTCCGGCTTCGTGCTCAAGCAGATCCTCGGCCACAACCTCGTCGCGGCCGTCCGAACTGTCGGACACGGCGGGTCCCTGCTCGACGACCGCAGCACGGCCGCCCTCCTTGCCAAACTGCGGGGCGGCAAGGGTTCGGCCGCCGATCCGCTCGCCGAACTCACCGCACAGGAGCGCGAGGTGTTCAGCCACATCGGCGACGGGCTCACCAATCGACAGATCGCGGAACGGATGTTCCTGGCCGAGAAGACGATCAAGAACTACGTGTCCCGCATCCTGGCGAAGCTCGACATGCAGCGACGCACACAAGTCGCCGTGATGGCGACCAAACTGCGCGACGGCAAGATCTGA
- a CDS encoding acyl-ACP desaturase: MTSMVGSPTVTDTGMTGSDLLRELLPVCETEVERHMTMTTDWHPHDYVPWTDGRNFAALGGDDWDPSQSHLSETAKAAMITNLLTEDNLPSYHRVIADNFGLDDAWGFWVGRWTAEEMRHSVVMRDYLVVTRGVDPVELENTRMQHMTHGFNPLPEDDGQRDHSFDMLYAVSYVSFQELATRVSHRNTGKACGDPIADRMLQRVAADENLHMLFYRNIVDGALDLVPDQAMVAIYGIVSNFQMPGASMPNFRRNAVLIAKGGIYDLPQHMSEVVMPVLRKWRIFERDDFGPLGEHYRELLGGFLEQMNIKVGKFEEARERALARQRAKGGLVEVSAR, from the coding sequence ATGACGAGCATGGTCGGTTCACCGACGGTTACGGACACAGGGATGACCGGATCGGATCTGCTGCGGGAGTTGCTCCCGGTCTGCGAGACCGAGGTCGAGCGGCACATGACGATGACCACGGACTGGCATCCGCACGACTACGTCCCGTGGACCGACGGCCGCAACTTCGCCGCGCTGGGCGGCGATGACTGGGACCCGTCGCAGTCCCACCTCTCGGAGACGGCCAAGGCGGCCATGATCACCAATCTCCTGACCGAGGACAACCTCCCGTCCTATCACCGCGTGATCGCGGACAACTTCGGCCTCGACGACGCGTGGGGTTTCTGGGTGGGCCGGTGGACCGCCGAGGAGATGCGTCACTCGGTGGTGATGCGCGACTACCTCGTGGTCACCCGAGGTGTGGACCCCGTCGAACTGGAGAACACCCGGATGCAGCACATGACGCACGGCTTCAACCCGCTGCCCGAGGACGACGGACAGCGCGACCACAGCTTCGACATGCTCTACGCCGTCAGCTACGTGAGCTTCCAGGAGCTGGCCACCCGGGTGTCGCACCGCAACACCGGCAAGGCCTGCGGCGACCCGATCGCCGACCGCATGCTGCAACGCGTCGCCGCGGACGAGAACCTGCACATGCTCTTCTATCGCAACATCGTCGACGGTGCGCTCGACTTGGTCCCGGATCAGGCGATGGTCGCGATCTACGGCATCGTCTCGAACTTCCAGATGCCCGGCGCGTCGATGCCGAACTTCCGTCGCAACGCGGTCCTGATCGCCAAGGGAGGGATCTACGACCTGCCGCAGCACATGTCCGAGGTGGTGATGCCGGTGCTGCGCAAGTGGCGGATCTTCGAACGCGATGACTTCGGCCCACTCGGCGAGCACTACCGAGAGTTGTTGGGCGGCTTCCTCGAACAGATGAACATCAAGGTGGGGAAGTTCGAGGAAGCGCGTGAGCGCGCCCTGGCCCGTCAGCGAGCCAAGGGGGGACTTGTCGAGGTGTCTGCCCGATGA